One window from the genome of Fundidesulfovibrio putealis DSM 16056 encodes:
- the hydE gene encoding [FeFe] hydrogenase H-cluster radical SAM maturase HydE — MMASSATIADVRRFLFDTPFGKLMRAADLARRRALGGDVHLRGIIEFSNCCCRSCLYCGLRTVNTNLERYWMEPQEVADLAVAVFRQGIRTVVLQSGDDLAYSVRDISWIVRSIKNRADMAVTLSVGERPVSHYEAWRAAGADRFLMKHETANPELYARMHPGKTLGERLECLTALKRLGYELGTGFIVGLPGQTEEDLATDVELVRALGADMCGVGPFVPQADTPLSNHPGGSVETTLRMVAGLRLMLSRIHLPATTALATLCETGQDAALRAGADVLMPNFTPATRRAQYRIYDGKARVGLDEARRTILGAGRTIGEGLGGRTQCERPPRACACT; from the coding sequence ATGATGGCATCCTCTGCCACCATCGCCGACGTCCGGCGGTTCCTGTTCGACACGCCCTTCGGGAAACTGATGCGGGCCGCCGACCTCGCCCGTCGACGCGCGCTGGGCGGCGACGTCCACCTGCGCGGCATCATCGAATTCTCCAACTGCTGCTGCCGCAGCTGCCTGTATTGCGGCCTGCGGACGGTGAACACCAACCTGGAGCGCTACTGGATGGAGCCCCAGGAGGTGGCGGACCTGGCGGTGGCGGTTTTCCGGCAGGGCATCCGTACGGTGGTTCTCCAGTCCGGGGACGACCTGGCCTACTCCGTGCGCGACATCTCCTGGATAGTGCGCAGCATCAAGAACAGGGCGGACATGGCCGTGACCCTCTCCGTGGGAGAACGACCCGTCTCACACTACGAGGCATGGCGGGCGGCGGGCGCGGACCGCTTCCTCATGAAGCACGAGACCGCCAACCCGGAACTTTATGCGCGCATGCATCCGGGCAAGACGCTCGGGGAGCGCCTGGAGTGCCTGACCGCGCTGAAGCGCCTGGGCTATGAGCTGGGCACGGGGTTCATCGTGGGCCTGCCCGGACAGACCGAAGAGGACTTGGCGACGGATGTGGAACTCGTCCGCGCGCTGGGCGCGGACATGTGCGGCGTGGGGCCGTTCGTGCCCCAGGCGGACACCCCCCTTTCCAACCACCCGGGCGGCAGCGTGGAAACGACCCTGCGCATGGTCGCCGGACTGAGGCTTATGCTTTCGCGCATTCACCTGCCAGCCACCACCGCCCTGGCAACCCTGTGCGAAACCGGCCAGGACGCCGCCCTTCGCGCCGGGGCGGACGTACTCATGCCCAACTTCACCCCGGCCACACGTCGGGCGCAATACCGCATTTACGACGGAAAGGCCCGCGTGGGCCTGGACGAAGCTCGCCGCACCATCCTGGGGGCCGGGAGAACCATCGGAGAAGGACTCGGAGGACGTACCCAATGCGAGAGACCCCCAAGGGCCTGCGCCTGCACATAG
- a CDS encoding aspartate ammonia-lyase, with product MPGIRTEHDLLGSREVPGDALYGIHTARALDNFPLTGRPAHPALVRALARVKLACALANVELGFLDEPIGGALAQACEEMISGRLAGHVVVDALQGGAGTSANMNVNEVLANRAEEILGGRRGEYQRVHPLRHANLHQSTNDVFPTALRIAALDLLGQLEPVVAALQESFQSQEHRFAGVLKLGRTQLMDAVPMTLGMTFSAYGEAIGRDRWRIFKCRERLRVVNLGGTAIGTGLAAPRRYIFLVVEKLRQVTGMNVARAENLVDATQNHDALVEVSGILRAHAVNLFKISSDLRLLASGPAAGFGELHLPEVQAGSSIMPGKVNPVICEAVGQAAIRVMAEDHALAQAAQLGQLELNAFSPLMAQALLDAVSLLINTGTMFRVRCVDAIEADQARCASHVEASWCAVTALVPVIGYEAATAIAARVRGEGIGLRQAALESGVLSAEQLERLLSPESMTALGYS from the coding sequence ATGCCGGGAATCCGTACCGAGCACGATCTCCTGGGCTCAAGGGAGGTCCCCGGGGACGCCTTGTATGGCATCCACACGGCCAGGGCGCTGGATAACTTCCCTCTCACCGGGAGGCCAGCGCACCCGGCCCTGGTGCGCGCCCTGGCCAGGGTCAAGCTGGCCTGCGCCCTGGCCAACGTGGAACTCGGCTTTCTGGATGAGCCCATCGGGGGCGCGCTTGCCCAGGCCTGCGAAGAGATGATCTCCGGCAGGCTGGCCGGGCACGTGGTTGTGGACGCCTTGCAGGGCGGCGCTGGCACCTCGGCCAACATGAACGTCAACGAGGTGCTGGCCAACCGGGCGGAAGAGATTCTCGGCGGGCGCAGGGGGGAGTACCAAAGGGTCCACCCCCTGCGTCATGCGAACCTGCACCAGTCCACCAACGACGTCTTTCCCACGGCCCTGCGGATCGCGGCGCTTGATCTGCTGGGGCAGCTCGAACCGGTGGTTGCGGCCCTCCAGGAATCTTTCCAAAGCCAGGAGCACCGGTTTGCCGGGGTGCTGAAGCTCGGGCGCACCCAGCTCATGGACGCCGTTCCCATGACTCTGGGAATGACCTTTTCCGCCTATGGCGAGGCCATTGGCCGCGACCGCTGGCGCATCTTCAAGTGCCGGGAGCGTCTGCGCGTTGTGAACCTGGGCGGAACGGCCATCGGCACGGGGCTGGCCGCGCCGAGGCGCTATATCTTTCTCGTCGTGGAGAAGCTGCGGCAGGTGACCGGCATGAACGTGGCCCGGGCCGAGAATCTGGTGGACGCCACCCAGAACCATGACGCCCTGGTGGAAGTCAGCGGCATCCTGCGGGCGCACGCGGTGAACCTCTTCAAGATCTCCTCGGACCTGCGGCTTCTGGCCTCAGGCCCCGCCGCAGGATTTGGCGAGCTGCATCTGCCCGAGGTCCAGGCCGGTTCCAGCATCATGCCCGGCAAGGTCAACCCCGTGATCTGCGAGGCAGTGGGCCAAGCGGCCATCCGGGTGATGGCCGAGGACCACGCGCTGGCCCAGGCCGCGCAGCTGGGGCAGCTTGAACTGAACGCCTTTTCGCCGCTCATGGCCCAGGCCCTTCTGGACGCCGTCAGCCTGCTCATAAACACCGGCACGATGTTCCGCGTGCGCTGCGTGGACGCCATCGAGGCGGACCAAGCCCGCTGCGCGTCCCATGTGGAGGCTTCCTGGTGCGCGGTGACGGCCCTGGTGCCGGTCATAGGCTACGAAGCGGCCACGGCCATCGCGGCCAGGGTGCGGGGCGAAGGCATCGGCCTGCGTCAGGCCGCTCTTGAATCCGGCGTGCTGTCGGCGGAGCAGCTTGAACGCCTGCTCTCCCCGGAGAGCATGACCGCGCTGGGGTACTCATGA
- the hydG gene encoding [FeFe] hydrogenase H-cluster radical SAM maturase HydG — MGGDTSAHWLDEGKIAASLAKADTVDAGQIREILSKGLEMNGLDASDVAALCSVESPELAAELFEAARRVKEDIYGNRLVLFAPLYISNLCSNECLYCAFRVSNKQLARRALSQEEIARETEILIQQGQKRILLVAGESYPEEGFGYVLKSIDTIYSVKSGNGEIRRINANVAPLDVETFKELKAAGIGTYQCFQETYHRETYARMHKAGRKRDFDWRATVFDRAMEAGIDDVGMGVLFGLADWKFEVLAMMDTITHMEKTFGFGCHTISVPRMEPAFGSDVAAAPPHPVSDADFKKLVAILRLAVPYTGIIMSTRESADIRRATFDMGVSQISAGSRTNPGGYSDNEVAESQQFQLGDHRSLEEVVRDVAELGFVPSFCTACYRTGRTGKDFMDLAKPGLIKRKCAPNALASFEEYLLDYAGDATKTSGARVISKELGDMDPAVGKLAKGLIDKVDQGRRDVFC; from the coding sequence ATGGGTGGGGATACTTCTGCGCATTGGCTCGACGAAGGCAAAATTGCCGCATCCCTTGCAAAGGCGGACACCGTCGATGCCGGGCAGATACGGGAGATACTGTCCAAAGGCCTTGAGATGAACGGCCTGGACGCCAGTGACGTGGCGGCCCTGTGTTCCGTGGAATCGCCGGAACTGGCCGCCGAACTCTTTGAGGCCGCCCGGCGCGTCAAGGAGGACATCTACGGAAACCGTCTGGTGCTCTTCGCACCGCTTTACATCTCGAATCTGTGCTCCAACGAATGCCTCTATTGCGCATTCCGGGTCAGCAACAAGCAGTTGGCGCGGCGCGCCCTCTCCCAGGAGGAAATCGCCCGTGAGACGGAAATCCTCATCCAGCAGGGACAGAAGCGCATCCTGCTGGTGGCGGGCGAATCCTACCCGGAGGAGGGCTTCGGCTACGTCCTCAAATCCATCGACACCATTTACAGCGTCAAGTCCGGCAACGGCGAGATACGGCGCATAAACGCCAACGTGGCCCCGCTGGACGTGGAGACCTTCAAGGAACTCAAGGCCGCCGGAATCGGCACCTACCAGTGCTTCCAGGAGACCTACCACCGCGAAACCTACGCCAGGATGCACAAGGCCGGACGCAAGCGCGACTTCGACTGGCGCGCCACCGTGTTCGACAGAGCCATGGAGGCGGGCATCGACGACGTGGGCATGGGCGTGCTCTTCGGTCTGGCTGACTGGAAGTTCGAGGTGCTGGCCATGATGGACACCATAACCCACATGGAGAAGACCTTCGGCTTCGGCTGCCACACCATAAGCGTCCCCAGGATGGAGCCCGCCTTCGGTTCCGACGTGGCCGCTGCGCCGCCGCATCCCGTGTCGGACGCGGACTTCAAGAAGCTGGTGGCCATCCTGCGCCTGGCCGTGCCCTACACGGGAATCATCATGTCCACCCGCGAGTCGGCGGACATCCGCCGTGCCACCTTCGACATGGGCGTCTCCCAGATATCGGCGGGCAGCCGGACCAACCCCGGCGGCTACAGCGACAACGAGGTGGCCGAATCGCAGCAGTTCCAGTTGGGCGACCACCGCAGCTTGGAAGAGGTGGTGCGCGACGTGGCCGAGCTTGGCTTCGTGCCGTCCTTCTGCACGGCCTGCTACCGCACTGGCCGCACCGGCAAGGACTTCATGGATCTGGCCAAGCCGGGACTCATCAAGCGTAAATGCGCCCCCAACGCCCTGGCTTCTTTCGAGGAATACCTGCTGGATTACGCCGGGGACGCCACCAAGACCTCAGGCGCGCGGGTGATCAGCAAGGAACTCGGAGACATGGACCCCGCCGTTGGCAAGCTGGCCAAGGGGCTCATCGACAAGGTGGACCAGGGACGCCGGGACGTCTTCTGCTGA
- a CDS encoding TM1266 family iron-only hydrogenase system putative regulator, whose protein sequence is MQRRVGVVAVMAQSRENSAESINRIISEHGELIHGRIGLPFRECGSSVIALIVEADTDELGAFTGKLGMLPGVEARTMLFGGPGRCRGKGV, encoded by the coding sequence ATGCAGCGGCGTGTGGGAGTCGTGGCAGTGATGGCCCAGAGCCGGGAAAACTCGGCGGAATCCATCAACAGAATCATCAGCGAACACGGTGAATTGATTCACGGGCGCATCGGCCTGCCCTTCAGGGAGTGCGGTTCGAGCGTCATCGCCCTGATCGTGGAGGCAGACACGGACGAGCTTGGGGCGTTCACGGGTAAACTCGGGATGCTCCCGGGGGTGGAGGCCAGGACAATGCTATTCGGCGGCCCCGGGCGTTGCCGGGGCAAAGGAGTCTGA